A window of Misgurnus anguillicaudatus chromosome 3, ASM2758022v2, whole genome shotgun sequence genomic DNA:
TCtgtataaagttttttttctgtttgtcacaccacagaaaaatttgtttaaaaaatatttattaaccaCCAGGCCAACTTTGAATGATTAAAATAATGGCAAGTAAATAATACCAGTTATCAAAATCTTTGAAAAACAGGCAGGATTCTATGCTTTCAAATGCTAGGGGGGTGTCCGCTTTTTGCGCTGAAGCCACACCCACTCGCAGGAAGGCTGGGTTGTGGCTAAtagggatacagctatggccatGTCGCCGGATAAGCGCTGTTTTTATCCTAATGCTAACCCTAAATCCCATTTAGgttaaacccaacatttcacaggatttaCCCAATAGATGTTTCCTATCTAGTCAGAACCGAAAAGGTGTCATTCCTTTTAACTTTCAGAtgcgattgtgttaggggcggggccatgctcggtggctccagtgcatcatcgaGCCACCGTTTTAGCCCCGCCCCAATGTGGAAGGCacacaaaaatgtgaaaaaactgtttaacgTTCTAACTCCACCAATCAGTACTACATCGTTCACATACTTTGTAATGTTTTTCAGCAATACAGttctaatgtttataatgtttttaaaaacaaattctcTGAAATGTCTTTACACTGACTTTGAATGAAATATAAACTCTCAAACTCTGTAATTTGAGTTAAATTATttattcgttgttcatttattCACTTTGTTACGCAACAGAAAAAGCACTCATAATTATTTCGAGTTAACTTCTCTTTGCATAAATAAAGGCCAAATGTTCTCAATAAGAAATGGAAGCTCACAATGAAGGTAAATGCCTTGGCAGTGAAGTGTTCATTTTTTCGCTCTATTGTTATGAGTATAAAGCTAATGGTTTCTACACCACAATATAAAATTGATGTAAAGTCATACATAACCCAAATGCTATCAGATGGCAGTGTGTGAAGCCTTTATAAAATATCTACTGTAGGCATGGCCACACTCATCTTGTTCTTTCTTTAATTaccaaatgtaatatttttcaaaaaaaaaatttaagtaagAATGCTCTTCTCcaaacacataaaaacaaaaggtcaaaaataaaaaacaatattaaagtaCAATGGAAGACTCTTGCATGCTACATCACACGGCAGGGTTGAAGTTGCATATCACAGGGGGTGGAAGTTAATGTCAACTTTACCCAGAATGCTACAGTATATGACTTAGATGTGTGCAACAACTGTAGAGGTCTGAAGGTGCTGGAAGATCACGTAGAGATGTTATTACGATGGTAACATCTGTCCTGATGAAGTACAGGTCTGAGGTAATGATGTGTTGGATACAGCTGATGTGACGTGTCTCAGTGCAGTTTCGGTTTGGCGATGCTGATGTTTCAACGAGCATCAGTATGAAGGCAGACATGGGCCACGAGAACACATGAGGAAGGGTGAGGATTACAGTGCGCATTTGTGTGTGAATTATCGTCCGCTGCTGCTAGTTGTGCTGCTGCCTGAGCTCGAACCGCTCGATCCACGATCCTCATACACACTTATTTCAATCTAAAACACACTCGGGTTAAGGGAATAACATAGCTTGCATCACTAACATAAATCAAACACTACAAAGTAGTAAatgtacacatgcacacaccTATACTGGGTGCTATCatgtcacacacacaaacttctTTTAGCTTCAGTAAGGATACGACTCGCATGCCTCTTTCTATAGGGTCGGTAATGAGTAAACCTCGAGGAGCGTAGATCTTCTCATTCTGCTCCTGAATGTACCGCGAGATCTTCTTCAGCACCTGCTCgcatacaaataaatacaaaacttTGCATTTTAATACAATTATACCCCAATAAAATACAGGCATGGGGAGAAGGCGCAGTATAAATAAGTACACAGATTGTGGGCATTCCTAACCTGAACACACGTACCTTTTCATATTGTGTCTCTATGCACAGGAAGATGAGGTAAACCGTGAGGCAAGCGAGGCAGCCCTCGAGATAGGACTGTCCTCCGATCTTCTCCGCCTCAGCATAGTAATTATTCAGCGTCTTCACCGTGTCCTCAAACAGTGTCCTTTCAATCTGACCAATCAGAGGCAGGGGACAAGGCTCATCAGCCAATCAAAGTGCAGCAGAGGGTTCATATGTGACCATATATATATTTGCGgtaatagccaaaaatacattgcatgggttaaaattattgattttacttttatgcaaaaataattaagatattaaaggtgcagtgtgtagattttagcggcatctagcagcGAGATTCGCCAAAATGCGccctgtagagcagtttgtccgtttagtgctactgtagaaacatggcggcacaaaatggcgactttcatgtgaggggacccacggtgtatgtagataaaaacggctcattctatgagaataaaaacaatacaattcattatgtaaggtctttatacaccactaatattatagttatgtatattatattgcatttctgtcaagagatcttcctaaaagttacacactgcacctttaagcaaagATTATGTTgcattaagatattttgtaaatttcctataCCGTAAATATATCAGAACGTATATTTTTGTAAGTGGATGCAGTGCCAAGGACTTCATTtcattcaaaaaaataaatgttttcctCTTTCTCCCTCATTTTTACTCAGCAAGTCTTTACTGGCTCTCAGTAATATGATCTTACACCTTTAAACGGCTCTATTAGCAGCTCATTATGTGTCTG
This region includes:
- the golga7ba gene encoding golgin A7 family, member Ba isoform X1; translated protein: MISAPRTATKLPYCHESFHNLQELRHSASLANKVFIQRDYTDGTVCKFQTKFPSELDSRIERTLFEDTVKTLNNYYAEAEKIGGQSYLEGCLACLTVYLIFLCIETQYEKVLKKISRYIQEQNEKIYAPRGLLITDPIERGMRVIEISVYEDRGSSGSSSGSSTTSSSGR
- the golga7ba gene encoding golgin A7 family, member Ba isoform X2, which encodes MATEFHNLQELRHSASLANKVFIQRDYTDGTVCKFQTKFPSELDSRIERTLFEDTVKTLNNYYAEAEKIGGQSYLEGCLACLTVYLIFLCIETQYEKVLKKISRYIQEQNEKIYAPRGLLITDPIERGMRVIEISVYEDRGSSGSSSGSSTTSSSGR